One genomic segment of Brachionichthys hirsutus isolate HB-005 chromosome 13, CSIRO-AGI_Bhir_v1, whole genome shotgun sequence includes these proteins:
- the clxn gene encoding calaxin: MSEVSAMSRKLIQTAAEALSKQVQHFSKSEIGCLMREYKVLLGEQAVPGRAASGLDRGKFRSVLHNVFGMTDDMIMDGVFRTFDKDNDSFVSMNEWIEGLSVVLRGTLEEKIKYCFHVYDLNGDNYISREEMFHMLKNSLTRQPVEEDPDEGIRDLVEITLKKMDHDHDGRLSFADFEKAVREENLLLEAFGTCLPDSTSIEAFEQHVFQEQVEIS; the protein is encoded by the exons ATGTCGGAAGTATCTGCTATGAGCAGAAAACTGATTCAAACGGCGGCCGAAGCGCTCTCAAAGCAAGTGCAGCACT TCAGTAAATCAGAGATCGGGTGTCTCATGCGAGAATATAAAGTCCTTCTGGGGGAGCAGGCCGTCCCCGGGAGGGCAGCGAGCGGCCTGGACAGAGGGAAGTTCAGGAGCGTGCTGCACAACGTGTTCGGAATGACCGACGACATGATCATGGACGGAG tCTTCAGGACATTCGACAAAGACAATGACAGCTTTGTCAGTATGAATGAATGGATTGAAGGACTGTCTGTTGTCCTCCGAGGGACCTTGGAAGAAAAGATTAAAT ACTGCTTTCACGTTTACGACCTGAACGGTGACAACTACATCTCCAGAGAGGAGATGTTCCACATGCTTAAGAACAGCCTCACCAGACAGCCCGTAGAGGAGGATCCGGATGAAGGGATCAGAGACCTGGTGGAGATCACACTCAAGAAGATG GACCACGACCACGATGGCAGACTGTCTTTTGCTGACTTCGAAAAAGCAGTGAGAGAGGAGAATCTTTTACTCGAGGCTTTTGGCACCTGTCTTCCTGAC